Proteins from a genomic interval of Rosa chinensis cultivar Old Blush chromosome 2, RchiOBHm-V2, whole genome shotgun sequence:
- the LOC112184691 gene encoding protein argonaute 16, with product MVDVAVAGAGKAGGEPDLIPPPPPTIPPNVKPEVLSSPKYSIMSRRGTGTTGRRIQLLANHFKVTVKAPDAVFYQYSVHITSEDKRAVEGKGIGRKLVERLYQTYSSELAGKKFAYDGEKALYTVGPLPQNKLEFTVVLEETFAKSESGSPSEVAEKRSRRSLQSKTFNVELSYAAKIPLKSIALALKGADVDNTQDALRVLDIILRQQAANMGCLLVRQSFFHDDSRNFTDVGAGVIGVRGFHSSFRPTQGGLSLNMDVSTTMIMTPGPVIDFLIANQGVREPRNIDWVKAKRMLKNMRIKTRHRNMEFKIIGISEKPCNLQYFPMKLKPGDGASEGETAEVTVFEYFTKHCGIELTYSAYLPCLDVGKPKRPNYLPLELCALVSLQRYTKALSSQQRASLVEKSRQKPQDRIRTVTDAVCKYQYDSDPVLTTCGISIEKQLTQFEGRVLDTPKLKVGNSEDCTPFKGRWNFNNKTLLNPTRIDRWIVVNFSARCDTSHISRELINSGRKKGILIERPYTLLEEESQSRRQSPVIRVEKMFEQIQTKLPSPPDFILCVLPERKNSDIYGPWKKKSLSDFGIVTQCISPSKINDQYLTNVLLKINSKLGGINSLLALEHSSRVPLIKDTPTMILGMDVSHGSPGRSDIPSVAAVVGSRSWPLISRYRAAVRTQSPKVEMIDALYKPLANGKDDGIIRELLVDFYKTSGGRKPTQIIVFRDGVSESQFNQVLNIELDQIVKAYQHLGEANIPKFTVIVAQKNHHTKLFQTNSPDNVPPGTVVDTKIVHPRNYDFYMCAQAGMIGTSRPAHYHVLLDEIGFSPDDLQNLIHSLSYVYQRSTTAISIVAPICYAHLAAAQVGQFMKFEDLSDTSSGKGSVTSSESIPVQELPRLHEKVQGSMFFC from the exons ATGGTGGATGTAGCTGTTGCTGGTGCTGGGAAGGCAGGTGGGGAACCAGATTTGATCCCACCACCTCCTCCAACCATTCCGCCCAATGTGAAGCCAGAAGTCCTGAGTTCTCCCAAGTACTCTATTATGAGTAGGCGTGGTACTGGAACAACTGGGAGACGCATACAGTTGCTCGCAAACCACTTCAAAGTCACTGTGAAAGCTCCAGATGCTGTATTCTACCAGTATTCT GTTCATATTACTTCTGAAGACAAGAGGGCCGTTGAAGGCAAGGGAATTGGCAGAAAACTGGTTGAAAGGCTCTATCAAACATATTCTTCTGAACTTGCTGGTAAGAAGTTTGCGTATGATGGAGAGAAAGCTCTGTATACAGTTGGTCCTCTGCcacagaacaagcttgagtttACAGTCGTGCTGGAGGAGACATTTGCAAAGAG TGAAAGTGGGAGTCCCAGTGAAGTGGCTGAAAAACGGTCAAGACGATCTCTTCAGTCAAAAACTTTTAACGTAGAGTTAAGTTATGCTGCCAAAATACCTCTGAAGTCAATTGCTCTTGCCCTCAAAGGAGCTGATGTCGACAATACTCAGGATGCATTGAGAGTGCTTGATATTATTCTACGGCAGCAAGCAGCTAACAT GGGTTGCCTTCTGGTACGACAGTCATTCTTTCATGATGACTCCAGGAACTTTACTGATGTTGGGGCAGGTGTGATTGGTGTTCGGGGATTTCATTCCAGTTTCCGTCCAACTCAGGGTGGTTTGTCCTTGAATATGG ATGTATCTACAACAATGATCATGACTCCTGGACCGGTAATAGATTTTCTGATTGCCAACCAGGGTGTGCGAGAACCCCGCAACATTGACTGGGTAAAG GCCAAGAGAATGCTGAAAAACATGAGGATTAAGACGAGACACCGTAACATGGAATTTAAAATAATAGGCATCAGCGAGAAGCCCTGCAATCTGCAATA CTTTCCTATGAAGTTAAAGCCTGGTGATGGTGCAAGTGAAGGGGAGACTGCAGAGGTTACTGTGTTTGAGTATTTCACCAAACACTGTGGCATTGAACTCACTTACTCTGCATACTTGCCATGCCTTGATGTTGGCAAACCAAAAAGGCCCAACTATCTGCCTCTGGAG CTCTGTGCGCTTGTTTCCTTACAACGGTATACGAAAGCATTATCTTCACAGCAGAGGGCATCCTTAGTTGAAAAATCAAGGCAGAAGCCTCAGGATAGAATACGAACTGTGACTGAT GCTGTATGCAAATACCAGTATGATAGTGATCCTGTGCTTACTACATGTGGTATTTCTATAGAGAAGCAATTAACTCAGTTTGAAGGGCGCGTTCTTGATACTCcgaag TTAAAGGTAGGTAACAGTGAGGATTGCACCCCTTTTAAGGGACGATGGAACTTCAACAACAAG ACACTTTTGAACCCCACTCGCATTGACCGCTGGATTGTTGTCAACTTCTCTGCACGCTGTGATACCAGCCATATCTCAAGGGAGCTTATCAACAGTGGGAGGAAAAAGGGCATT CTTATTGAGCGTCCCTATACGCTGCTTGAGGAAGAATCACAGTCTAGAAGACAAAGCCCTGTTATAAGAGTTGAAAAGATGTTTGAACAAATTCAAACTAAGCTTCCAAGTCCACCTGACTTCATTCTTTGTGTTTTACCAGAGAGGAAAAATTCTGATATTTATG GGCCTTGGAAGAAAAAGAGTCTCAGTGATTTCGGTATTGTCACACAATGCATTTCCCCTTCCAAGATTAATGATCAGTACCTTACCAATGTGCTTCTGAAAATCAATTCTAAG CTTGGAGGAATAAATTCTTTGTTGGCGCTAGAACATTCCTCACGTGTCCCTTTGATAAAAGATACTCCTACAATGATTTTGGGGATGGATGTATCTCATGGGTCTCCTGGTCGATCAGACATTCCTTCTGTTGCTGCC GTTGTAGGCTCTCGAAGTTGGCCACTTATTTCAAGGTACAGAGCAGCTGTTAGAACACAATCTCCTAAGGTGGAAATGATTGATGCTCTTTACAAACCACTGGCAAATGGAAAAGATGATGGTATTATCAG GGAACTGCTTGTCGACTTCTATAAGACAAGCGGTGGACGTAAACCAACTCAGATTATTGTCTTCAG GGATGGAGTAAGTGAATCACAGTTTAATCAAGTCCTGAACATTGAGCTGGATCAAATTGTAAAG GCTTACCAGCACCTAGGGGAGGCTAATATTCCAAAGTTTACTGTGATTGTGGCTCAGAAGAATCATCACACAAAGCTATTCCAAACTAATTCCCCTGATAATGTTCCACCAG GGACTGTTGTTGACACCAAAATTGTGCATCCAAGGAATTATGATTTCTACATGTGTGCTCAGGCAGGCATGATT GGAACTTCCAGGCCAGCTCACTATCATGTCTTGCTTGATGAGATTGGCTTTTCCCCTGATGACTTGCAAAACCTGATCCACTCCCTTTCTTATGT GTACCAGAGAAGTACAACTGCAATCTCTATTG TGGCGCCCATATGCTACGCGCACCTTGCTGCAGCACAAGTGGGGCAGTTCATGAAGTTTGAAGATCTCTCGGACACCTCATCGGGGAAGGGCAGTGTCACTTCATCAGAGAGCATCCCAGTTCAAGAGCTTCCCAGGCTTCATGAGAAGGTCCAGGGCTCCATGTTCTTCTGCTGA
- the LOC112190394 gene encoding tyrosine-protein phosphatase DSP1, giving the protein MKLELDHVTDEMCRTIEVVGGVHPSPAAAAAASDGECADDLFIPPLNFAMVDNGIFRSGFPDSNNLSFLQTLGLRSIICLCPEPYPETNVEFLKSNGIKLFQFGIEGYKEPFINIPEDTIREALKVVLDVRNHPILIHCKRGKHRTGCLVGCLRKLQRWCLSSVFDEYQRFAAAKARVADQRFMEMFDVSSLKHLPMPFSCSKR; this is encoded by the exons ATGAAACTGGAGCTCGATCACGTTACCGACGAGATGTGCCGCACAATCGAAGTCGTCGGAGGCGTCCACCCCTCTCcggccgccgccgccgccgcgtCTGACGGAGAGTGCGCCGATGATCTCTTCATTCCTCCGCTCAACTTCGCCATGGTCGATAACGGCATTTTCCGGTCCGGCTTCCCTGACTCCAACAACTTGTCCTTCCTCCAAACCCTTGGCCTCCGCTCCATTAT ATGTCTGTGTCCGGAGCCGTATCCAGAGACGAACGTGGAGTTCCTCAAGTCGAACGGGATCAAGCTCTTTCAATTTGGGATCGAAGGCTATAAG GAGCCTTTTATAAACATCCCAGAGGATACGATCCGTGAAGCACTAAAAGTTGTCCTTG ATGTAAGGAATCACCCCATCTTAATTCATTGCAAACGAGGGAAG CATCGAACTGGGTGTCTGGTGGGATGCTTAAGAAAACTGCAGAGATGGTGCCTGTCATCCGTTTTTGATGAGTACCAGCGTTTTGCAGCCGCCAAAGCCAGAGTTGCTGATCAAAGGTTTATGGAGATGTTTGATGTTTCTAGTTTGAAACATTTACCGATGCCATTTTCATGTTCGAAGAGGTAA